From a region of the Nocardioides ginsengisegetis genome:
- a CDS encoding sulfate adenylyltransferase subunit 1 → MADEIITGNMDLLRFATAGSVDDGKSTLIGRLLLDSKSIFADQLEAVEATSASKGFDYTDLALLTDGLRSEREQGITIDVAYRYFATPNRKFIIADTPGHVQYTRNMVTGASTADLGLVLVDARQGLTEQSRRHAVLLSLLRVPHLVLAVNKMDLVDFSQEVYEKIHAEFTQFATKLNIPDLEVIPISALAGDNVVNRSENMAWYSGPTLMHHLEHVHVASDRDLVDVRFPVQYVVRPKSDEYHDYRGYGGMVAGGVLKPGDEVVVLPSGMTSKIAGIDLHDKELSEAFPPMSVTVRLEDDVDVSRGDMIARVNNAPKPSQDIDAMICWMTNEPLRPRQKLAIKHTTRTARALVKDIQYRLDVNTLHRDQETKELGLNEIGRIQLRTTVPLLCDPYSKNRTTGSFILIDEATGVTVGAGMINSGS, encoded by the coding sequence ATGGCCGACGAGATCATCACGGGCAACATGGACCTGCTGCGCTTCGCGACCGCCGGCTCGGTCGACGACGGCAAGTCGACCCTCATCGGTCGCCTCCTGCTCGACTCCAAGTCGATCTTCGCGGACCAGCTCGAGGCCGTCGAGGCCACCAGTGCCTCCAAGGGCTTCGACTACACCGACCTCGCGCTGCTGACCGACGGTCTCCGCTCCGAGCGCGAGCAGGGCATCACCATCGACGTGGCCTACCGCTACTTCGCGACGCCCAACCGCAAGTTCATCATCGCGGACACCCCGGGCCACGTGCAGTACACCCGCAACATGGTCACCGGCGCCTCGACGGCCGACCTGGGTCTCGTGCTCGTCGACGCCCGTCAGGGTCTCACCGAGCAGTCGCGCCGGCACGCCGTGCTCCTGTCGCTGCTCCGGGTGCCCCACCTGGTGCTGGCCGTGAACAAGATGGACCTCGTCGACTTCTCGCAGGAGGTCTACGAGAAGATCCACGCCGAGTTCACCCAGTTCGCCACCAAGCTCAACATCCCCGACCTCGAGGTCATCCCGATCTCGGCGCTCGCGGGCGACAACGTGGTCAACCGCTCCGAGAACATGGCGTGGTACTCCGGTCCCACGCTCATGCACCACCTCGAGCACGTCCACGTGGCCTCCGACCGCGACCTGGTCGACGTCCGCTTCCCCGTCCAGTACGTCGTGCGCCCCAAGTCGGACGAGTACCACGACTACCGCGGCTACGGCGGCATGGTCGCCGGCGGTGTCCTGAAGCCGGGCGACGAGGTCGTCGTCCTACCCTCGGGCATGACGTCGAAGATCGCGGGCATCGACCTGCACGACAAGGAGCTCTCCGAGGCGTTCCCGCCGATGTCGGTGACGGTCCGCCTCGAGGACGACGTGGACGTCTCTCGCGGCGACATGATCGCCCGCGTCAACAACGCCCCGAAGCCCTCCCAGGACATCGACGCGATGATCTGCTGGATGACCAACGAGCCGCTGCGCCCGCGCCAGAAGCTCGCCATCAAGCACACCACTCGCACGGCCCGCGCTCTGGTCAAGGACATCCAGTACCGCCTGGACGTCAACACCCTGCACCGTGACCAGGAGACGAAGGAGCTCGGCCTCAACGAGATCGGCCGCATCCAGCTGCGCACCACCGTGCCGCTGCTGTGCGACCCCTACTCGAAGAACCGCACCACGGGCTCGTTCATCCTGATCGACGAGGCCACGGGTGTCACCGTCGGCGCCGGGATGATCAACAGCGGAAGCTGA